The following coding sequences are from one Panicum hallii strain FIL2 chromosome 5, PHallii_v3.1, whole genome shotgun sequence window:
- the LOC112893934 gene encoding plastid division protein PDV1-like: MGPEEVEAVLETIWDLHDKVSDAIHALSRAHFLRAVRRRAAAGDRPAGLVYVKGGGLAAFGDGDEAAALAALAEEARSLHAIRASLEDLEDQFECFLAVQSQQQAEREFALARLEQSRIMLAIRLKEHHGNNHEVIDEASDFVRNAYQDVWPSLSVNKPEKCADSSNDVAKGPNFFARMVSSSLAIAGSSFSIKNLGGALGNGAAFAIGIVTLLQLRRLASGAHSPPVCNYPYRRINDSRLGTSRGGSTMAHLDVSRAKG; encoded by the exons ATGGGGCCTGAGGAGGTGGAGGCCGTGCTGGAGACCATCTGGGACCTCCACGACAAGGTCAGCGACGCCATCCACGCCCTCTCCCGCGCCCACTTCCTgcgcgccgtccgccgccgcgccgccgcgggggacAGGCCCGCCGGCCTCGTCTACGTCAAGGGAGGGGGCCTCGCCGCGttcggcgacggcgacgaggcaGCGGCGCTGGCAGCCTTGGCGGAGGAGGCCCGGAGCCTCCACGCCATCCGCGCTTCGCTCGAGGACCTCGAGGACCAGTTCGAGTGCTTCCTC GCTGTGCAGTCGCAGCAACAAGCTGAACGGGAATTTGCCTTAGCAAGGTTGGAGCAAAGTCGCATCATGCTTGCAATCAGACTAAAAGAGCACCATGGGAATAATCACGAAGTCATAGATGAGGCATCTGACTTTGTCCGCAATGCCTACCAGGATGTTTGGCCTTCTCTGTCAGTAAACAAGCCTGAGAAGTGTGCTGACAGTTCCAATGACGTGGCAAAAGGTCCAAATTTCTTTGCGCGGATGGTTTCTTCTAGCCTTGCTATAGCTGGGAGCAGTTTCAGTATAAAAAATCTGGGTGGTGCGTTAGGGAACGGTGCAGCATTCGCTATTGGCATCGTTACACTGCTGCAGCTGCGTCGGTTAGCTTCTGGGGCACATAGTCCACCAGTTTGTAACTACCCCTACAGGAGGATCAATGACTCGCGGTTGGGGACATCCCGTGGCGGTAGTACAATGGCTCATCTTGATGTGTCACGAGCCAAAGGTTAA